In Paludibacter propionicigenes WB4, the genomic window CCTGCAAAGCCATTTTCGACCGTATCAATGCTTTTATCACCATCGAAGGAGATGCTAACTACATCGGTTTTGTAACCAAAATCAACAACCGCATCGACCAATACAACGCTACTATTGCGCAACGCAAGGGTATTATTGCTGCTCAGAAGAAGAAAGACGACATCACTGCTTCGGAAACTAAATAAACTCTATTACCCCATCCCGCTGGCTGGTAGAGAGGCGGGATGGGGTTTAAAAATAAGAAAACATGAAAGACAAGAAATTTCAAATCTTTGTATCGTCAACTTACACCGATTTAAAAGAGGAAAGGCAAGCAGCTGTAGAGGCTATTTTATCGGCCGGACATATACCGGCAGGTATGGAGCTATTCTCAGCCGGAGACGAATCGCAAATGACGGTAATCAAAAGATGGATTGATGAATCGGATATTTATCTATTGATCTTGGGCGGAAGATATGGAAGTATTGAACCTAAGTCCGGTAAAAGTTATACACATTTAGAATTTGAATATGCACTTGAACAAAAGAAGCCGCTATTCTCTATTGTGATTACCCCAGAAGCTCTTCAAAGTAAAGTGAAGATTATGGGTGTCGAAGCAATTGAACAACAAAATCAAAAAGAGCTTGATAAATTCAAAGCAATTGTGACATCCAATATGGTCGAATTTTGGAATGATAAAAAAGATATTCAATTGGCAATTTTCAAGACATTATCGGATTTTATTTATCGCAAAGAACTTATTGGCTGGATTCGTGGAGATAATAATATAAATACAGCTTTATTAGCTGAAGAAATTGCAAAGCTTACGAATGAAAATTCTGAATTGAGAGAGAAATTGCAATCATTACCTTCGCAAAACAAGGCTTTATATTTTGGACTAGAATATGAACAGTTGGCAGAAATGCTAAAAAATGAAAAAGTAGTTTATAACGATTCAGATACAAATCTTTTAGATTTTCTTTCAAACAATGGGTCAATTTTCTTCAAAGGTTTTGATTCCGGCAGTGAAGAATTATTGAACATAACAAGGCTACTGTTTGATTTTAAAATAATATATGACAATCAAAAAAATGTAAAAATGCTAGGTCAAGATTTCATTGTCCATAATTATTTATTTACAGAAGAAGGGCATAATTTTTATTTAAAAGTTTTATATCTTACAAAGACAACAAATATTTATGATTAGATAAATGCATAGTTATGCCATTTAATCTCAACCGCCGTTCCAACCGCCTGAAGGGCTATGATTATGCACAAGAGGAGTTGTATTTTATGCTACCCCTTCGGAGCGCAAAATTTGTATTTGATAAATTATACCAAGGCGTCGCCACGTTGTGGCTTTACCATTGGGCTAGGATATAAAAGGCTTTGGCTACGCCGATTTTCAATTCAGACCAAAAATAACAAACATATTAATAAAAAATTATGCACTTAAAGAAATTGTATTTAATCTGTGTCGGTATGATAAGTTTAGCAGGGATGAATGCTCAAACTAAATACGCAAAAATAGTAGTTTATCGAAATGAAGATGTTACCACCAAAGCAGTGGAAGAATATAAAATTTATGTAGATGACAACCTGACAACGAGTTTAAAGAATTATTCTACTGACGAGTTTTATATGCCCGAAGGTAGTTTCAGGCTTAGGGTGAATGATGAAAGTCCCGCTACACTGACTGTAAAATGCGCGAAAGGTAACAACTACTACTTTAAAGTTTACAGGAACCTGAGCTTACCTAACAAGCCATTAGCCATAGCAGCAGTGGACAGTGTCACAGCTGTAAAGGAAATGAGATATGTCAAGAAATTCGTGACCCGAAAAACTGAAGCATCTAACATGGGTTATCAAAATGCTATAGGGATTGTTCTCGAACCTGTTTGGGGTTTCAACAACGTGGGTATGCTAAGTACAACTACAGGTACTGAAGCAAAGCTTAATTTTGGTGGTAATGGCATTATCGGCATCGGTTACAGCCACGAGTTTAGCGATAACTTCGGTTGGTCAGTTGAGTTACAAGATCTATTCAGTTCATTAACCCCGCAAATAACAAATGGTTCGGTTGACTTTAATACCGGAATCATATCTACAACTCCATATCTGAGAATACCGATTTTTAAACACAAACAAAATATTAAGATTGGAGCTGGCTTGGACTATCACTTCAACCCTGTACTTAGTTCTGATACGGAGAAACTGCTGAATGGTATCAAGGATGAATGGACCTACAACGATGCGCTTGGATATCATATTATTCTTTTCTTCGAAACTATGGTTGGAAAACGACTGAAAATTCATACCGGATTAAAATACAGTGACGTACAATACACATTCGCTTCGGGAAAAAAATATCATCCGACAAGCGACGAACTTACAACAATTCGAGGAAACTCAATGGCTGTTTCACTTGGGCTTGAATACTGCTTTTAATATGAAGGTTTTTAGGACTATCAGTTCTAATTAAACAACCCCGGCCGAATCTCTCAGAAATTCAGCCGGGGTTCTATTTTTCAAAGGAAATCAATGGTACGAAGAACGAAATCCTATATCAATATTCCGACAATAAAATAGTCTTGATGGCAACTTTTTTCTTATCTGCACCATGTTTTACGATACAGTCGGTAATGCGCTTGCGGAATTTCCAACAGGTCATTTGGTTTAGCCCCAGTTGGTCGGAATAATTGTACGACGAAAAATCGTTTCCGAGTACACACACGTTGTAGGCAATGTAGAATGCCTTGTTGATGGGAAATTTTATGTTATGAAACAAGGTGTTAGCCGTTGCCGATTCCTCTTTTTTGCATCGGGTACAGCGACGAGACGAAGGTGTTTTCCCTTCGCAGTAGTTGGTATGACCGCACTTGCGGCACACAAATCCTTCCTTCCATTTTACATCGGCAATGAATTTCAGCGTTTTTTCGCTATCTTCAAAAAATTCTTTCGCCAATTCCAGCGGTATGTCTTCTTTAAATATCATGTTGTCAGACTATTTCTATTGTTGAGTGAGAAATATGATGCAAAGATAATAAAATATTTTAGTGATAACAAAATAATTTATTAGTGATACTATTGTAATTTAAAATACATTGTTTATCTTTGCAGCGTGAAACAACATAAAAACAAATAAAGACATGAAATATGTAATTATTGGTGCAGTGGCCGGCGGAGCAAGTGCAGCTGCAAGACTTAGACGAAACGACGAACTGGCTGAGATAGTAATCTTTGAAAAAGGAGAATATATTTCGTATGCCAACTGTGGATTGCCCTATTATATCGGAAACGTTATTACCAACAGGAATGCATTGTTTGTTCAAACCGCAGCTTCGTTCAATAAGCGATTCAATATAGATGTTCGAACACAAACGGAAGTAATTTCCATAAACAGAACTGCGAAAACTATCTCGGCACGTAACCAGACTACCGGCGAAGTGTACGAAGAAACTTACGATAAATTGGTATTGTCTCCGGGTGCCGAGCCCATTCGTCCGCCACTTCCGGGCATTGGTGGCAAAGGCATTTTCACCCTGAGAAATGTAGCCGATACGGATTATATAAAAGCATACGTGCAACAAGAGCAGGTCAAAAAAGCCGTTGTGATTGGTGCCGGATTCATTGGACTGGAAATGGCGGAGAATCTACACTCGCTAGGCATGGATGTTACTATCGTTGAAATGGCAGGTCAGGTGCTTACACCGGTTGATTTCCCGATTGCTGCCATTCTGCAACAGCATATTCGTTCCAAAGGAGTGAAACTTCAGTTGAATACGGCCGTAAGCGGATTCGAACAAACCGAAAATGGGCAAAAAGTGATGTTGAACAATGGTCAGGAACTGGATGCCGATGTGGTAATTCTGTCCATAGGCGTAAAACCTGACACTAAACTGGCTGCTGAAGCGGGTCTGAAAATTGGTGAAGCAAGAGGAATCTACGTGAATGAATATATGCAAACTTCCGATCCGGACATTTATGCCGTAGGCGATGCCATAGAGTTTACGAATCCGATTACGAATAAATCGATGGTGACTTACCTTGCGGGACCTGCCAACAAACAAGGACGGATTTGTGCCGACAACCTGGTTTTCGGACATCACAAAAAATATAACGGTTCCATTAATACAGCCATTGTCAAGGTTTTTGATATGACGGTAGCAACTGCCGGAACGGCTTCCAAGCACTTGCAGCTTTCCGGTATTAAGCATCAGGTTTCGACCATAACCAGTGGTTCGCATGCAGGATATTATCCCGGAGCTAAACAAATGACCATTCAAATCGCTTTTACTCCCGGGGATGGCAGATTGCTGAGCGCACAGATTGTGGGTTACGATGGTGTGGATAAGCGGTTGGATATTTTGTCGTCGGTCATAAAACGCAATGGAACCATTGACGAACTTACTGAATTTGAACATGCGTATGCCCCTCCATTCTCTTCGGCAAAGGATCCGGTAAATATGGCGGCATTTGCGGCTGAAAATATTTTGCTGAAAAGATCTGTGGTTTTCTATTGGAACAAGTTCGATAAAATTACGCCGGATGATGTGCTGATTGATGTAAGAACCAAGAACGAATACAATGCGGGAAAGATACTGGACGCTATCAATATTCCGGTGGACGAACTGAGAAGCAGACTGGACGAAATCCCTAAAGATAAAAAGATTTACATCTATTGCTTGGGAGGTTTGCGGGGCTATCTGGCTCAACGCATCCTGATGCAGAACGGATACGCGGATACTATCAATCTTTCGGGTGGTTACCAACTGTGGAACACCTGTAATACAGAGATGAATCTTATTTAAAAATAGATAAATAGCCGTTTTGTACCTACTTATAATTTAAAATAAAATATATGTCGGTGCTCTGCACCTCTTTTATTTATTTCGATTATTCTCTACAAAGATTTTGGTGCTCTGCACCTGATTTGATCACACTCAAAGGGACAGCGTCCCGAGATATTTGTAGAAACACAATAGTCATTGAGGTGTGAGGTGCAGAGCACCGATATATTTTTTGTTATAAGAGAATAGATTCGTTACAGGTAGGAAAACGGATAATCATTAAAAATATCAAACAAAACAAACTACAATATGGAATTAGAAAAAGCTATCAACGAAAAAGCAGGCACAATAGTGGATGTGCGTACCCGCGAAGAGTTCATGGGTGGAAATGTAAATGAATCAGTCAATATCCCCTTGCAGGAAATTCAACAACGATTGGGCGAAATAAAAAGCCTCAAAACGCCCTTGGTAATATGTTGTGCAAGCGGCGGAAGAAGTGCTGTGGCAACCAATTTTTTATCATCGCAAGGTATTGAGTGCGTTGATGGAGGTTCGTGGTTAAACGTAAACTATTATAAATCTAAAGCAGTATAAAAATGTTAGCAACAATAAAAAAATTACTCGGCTTCGGGCCTAAAGCTGATTTTGCAGAACTGGTAAGTCAGGGAGCAGTGATACTGGATGTTCGAAGCAAAGGCGAATATGCCGGTGGACACATTAAAGGATCAATCAATATTCCTGTAGATCAGCTTTCAGGAAATTTGAACAAGCTGAAAGACAAAAATAAAGTTATAATCACCTGCTGTGCTTCGGGAATGAGAAGCGCTTCGGCAAAAGGCATTCTGACTTCAAATGGCTTTACCAACGTGTACAATGGCGGAGGTTGGCAAAGTTTGAAGTATAAAATAGGTTGAGCAGTTTAGCAAATAATTATCTACAGTGTAAGTCTGGCATCGCAATTATGGCGGTGCCAGATTTTTTTTGTAAGTTTATTCTCAAATTTTCGAGGGTATTTAAAGTAAAGGCAACATTCATTCGTCTCCCATATTATGGAGACATCAGCCAATATATCGATGAGTGAGCAAAAAGCTATTTCCATCACCAATATAATAAAACAGTTTCGACAGAGATTGTTTGGCTTTGTGCGTGGGAGAGTAAGTAATACAGAGGATGCAGAAGATATATTGCAGGATGTTTGGTATCAGCTGAGTAATCTGACTGATATTGACGACCTGGACAATGTGAGTGCATGGTTGTATCAGGTAGCACGAAACAAGATAACGGATAGATCCCGTAAGAAAACGAATCTGGCACTGGAAGAATACGTTTATGAAAACGACGAAGGAGAGTTCAACTTCAAAGAAATCCTGTTGCTGGATGATAGTAATAATGCCGAACTGGCATTTTTTAAAGAGATTTTCTGGAAAGAGTTTCAGGTAGCCTTGGATGAATTACCCCCGAATCAGAGAGAAGTATTTCTGCTTAATGAGATGGAAGATATGACCTTGCAGCAAATTGCTGATCAGAAAGGTGAAAACCTGAAAACCATTATCAGCCGAAAAGGCTATGCAGTAAAACATTTACGAAACAAGCTGAATTATCTTTATGAAGAACTGAACTCATAATGATAGCAGCAAAAAATATAAAAACAGAATAATTATGGAAACAACCGGACGAAGTTATTGCAGAAAACGTTTTTACTTTACATTCCCTTTGATGGTAATTGGTCTATTTGCTGTAAGTGGCATTGTAATGTTGCTTTGGAACGCTGTAGTGCCATCGATCTGTAGCAGCGTCACTGTGCTGTCTTACTGGCAGGCCATGGGATTATTTGTGCTAAGCCGTATTTTGTTCGGAGGGTTTCATTTCCGCGGGCATCATCACGATCATCATGCACATCGTCATGCGCAATTCGTTGGAAAATTTAAAGAAAAGCTCATGGATATGAACGAGGAAGAAAGAGAGCAATTCAAAAACCAGTGGAAGCAGCGTTGTTGCAAAACTCCTAATCCCTGAACAAAACAGACACGAAAGTCCATCCGATAACGATGGACTTTTTTTATTGCAGAACGGCAAGGTATTTAAAGTAAAATAGTCATTTGCTCGTCATATAAAGTAAAGACAACTTACAAACAAAATTTATAATTTAAAACAACATGACGAGATCAATTTTAAGAACGGTATTGATTGGTATCCTTATTGGGGCAATTGCGTTTTTTGTTCCAAAACTTCTTATCGGGGTTATCCTTTTTTGCTTCATTGTTCATTTATTGCATTGTGGTATGGGTTGCCACGGACATTATCGGGGGCACCGGAAAATGTTTTATCTGGCAGACAAAATACGTCAAATGAGCGAAGAAGAATATACTGAGTTCAAAGCCAATATGGGTGGCGCGTATTACTCAACTGTTCATCACGGACATTATGGATGCTGCTCAGCACGTGCGCATAATAAATGCTGCAAATCAAAAAAACAACCAAATAATTAATTTTATAAAAAAATAAGATGCACAGGAAATCAAGATTTTCGATAAGCTTAGGAATTGCGGCAATCACATTTGGCGCTCTCTGGTTGAGTCTGGGTGCCGACCATTTCAACCGGGGCCATAAGCTCTGCCAGAATGAGTATTGTAATTCGACTTGCACTACCGATAAACATTCTGACGAGCACACACAGGAGATACACACCGATAAGGTGGTTATTATCCAACAGGTTGTGAAAGCCGATACTATTCAAAAGTAACT contains:
- a CDS encoding DUF4062 domain-containing protein; the protein is MKDKKFQIFVSSTYTDLKEERQAAVEAILSAGHIPAGMELFSAGDESQMTVIKRWIDESDIYLLILGGRYGSIEPKSGKSYTHLEFEYALEQKKPLFSIVITPEALQSKVKIMGVEAIEQQNQKELDKFKAIVTSNMVEFWNDKKDIQLAIFKTLSDFIYRKELIGWIRGDNNINTALLAEEIAKLTNENSELREKLQSLPSQNKALYFGLEYEQLAEMLKNEKVVYNDSDTNLLDFLSNNGSIFFKGFDSGSEELLNITRLLFDFKIIYDNQKNVKMLGQDFIVHNYLFTEEGHNFYLKVLYLTKTTNIYD
- a CDS encoding transposase, whose product is MIFKEDIPLELAKEFFEDSEKTLKFIADVKWKEGFVCRKCGHTNYCEGKTPSSRRCTRCKKEESATANTLFHNIKFPINKAFYIAYNVCVLGNDFSSYNYSDQLGLNQMTCWKFRKRITDCIVKHGADKKKVAIKTILLSEY
- a CDS encoding FAD-dependent oxidoreductase — encoded protein: MKYVIIGAVAGGASAAARLRRNDELAEIVIFEKGEYISYANCGLPYYIGNVITNRNALFVQTAASFNKRFNIDVRTQTEVISINRTAKTISARNQTTGEVYEETYDKLVLSPGAEPIRPPLPGIGGKGIFTLRNVADTDYIKAYVQQEQVKKAVVIGAGFIGLEMAENLHSLGMDVTIVEMAGQVLTPVDFPIAAILQQHIRSKGVKLQLNTAVSGFEQTENGQKVMLNNGQELDADVVILSIGVKPDTKLAAEAGLKIGEARGIYVNEYMQTSDPDIYAVGDAIEFTNPITNKSMVTYLAGPANKQGRICADNLVFGHHKKYNGSINTAIVKVFDMTVATAGTASKHLQLSGIKHQVSTITSGSHAGYYPGAKQMTIQIAFTPGDGRLLSAQIVGYDGVDKRLDILSSVIKRNGTIDELTEFEHAYAPPFSSAKDPVNMAAFAAENILLKRSVVFYWNKFDKITPDDVLIDVRTKNEYNAGKILDAINIPVDELRSRLDEIPKDKKIYIYCLGGLRGYLAQRILMQNGYADTINLSGGYQLWNTCNTEMNLI
- a CDS encoding rhodanese-like domain-containing protein; translated protein: MELEKAINEKAGTIVDVRTREEFMGGNVNESVNIPLQEIQQRLGEIKSLKTPLVICCASGGRSAVATNFLSSQGIECVDGGSWLNVNYYKSKAV
- a CDS encoding rhodanese-like domain-containing protein, which encodes MLATIKKLLGFGPKADFAELVSQGAVILDVRSKGEYAGGHIKGSINIPVDQLSGNLNKLKDKNKVIITCCASGMRSASAKGILTSNGFTNVYNGGGWQSLKYKIG
- a CDS encoding RNA polymerase sigma factor, with translation METSANISMSEQKAISITNIIKQFRQRLFGFVRGRVSNTEDAEDILQDVWYQLSNLTDIDDLDNVSAWLYQVARNKITDRSRKKTNLALEEYVYENDEGEFNFKEILLLDDSNNAELAFFKEIFWKEFQVALDELPPNQREVFLLNEMEDMTLQQIADQKGENLKTIISRKGYAVKHLRNKLNYLYEELNS